A genome region from Alistipes dispar includes the following:
- a CDS encoding MFS transporter encodes MGIKLRLVVMNFLQYAIWGAYLTSMGSYLVGVGLASHIGIFYAMQGIVSLFMPAVIGIVADRWVPAQRLLGVCHLLAALFMGAAGYYAFSSGAEVSFGVLFTLYSLSVAFYMPTIALSNSVAYCVLEGAGLDTVKSFPPIRVWGTVGFICSMLVCDAAGFQTTCMQFVQCAVLGLALGLYAMTLPGCPVSRAGNKKSLVEALGLRAFTLFRQRRMALFFVFSMLLGVSLQITNGFANPFITSFRDIPQYASTFGANHANALISLSQVSETLCILLIPFFLKRFGIKNVMLMAMFAWVLRFGLFGLGNPGSGVWMFVLSMIVYGVAFDFFNISGSLFVNKETDVAIRSSAQGLFMIMTNGVGATIGTLGAQAVVNRCVYSQSTPEAMVGGWSESWLIFAGYALVVTLVFALVFRYRHDPAALAGESR; translated from the coding sequence ATGGGAATCAAGCTGCGTCTCGTCGTCATGAACTTTCTCCAATATGCGATCTGGGGCGCCTATCTGACCTCGATGGGGTCGTATCTGGTCGGCGTCGGCCTGGCGTCGCATATCGGCATCTTCTATGCCATGCAGGGCATCGTGTCGCTCTTCATGCCGGCGGTGATCGGCATCGTCGCCGACCGCTGGGTTCCGGCGCAGCGGTTGCTGGGCGTCTGCCACCTGCTGGCGGCCCTCTTCATGGGCGCGGCCGGATATTACGCCTTCTCGTCGGGCGCGGAGGTGTCGTTCGGGGTGCTGTTCACGCTCTATTCGCTGAGCGTGGCGTTCTACATGCCGACCATCGCGCTCTCGAATTCGGTGGCCTACTGCGTGCTCGAAGGGGCCGGGCTGGACACGGTCAAATCCTTTCCGCCGATCCGCGTGTGGGGCACGGTGGGTTTCATCTGCTCGATGCTCGTGTGCGATGCCGCCGGATTCCAGACGACCTGCATGCAGTTCGTCCAGTGCGCCGTGCTGGGGCTTGCGCTGGGTCTCTACGCCATGACGCTGCCCGGATGCCCCGTCAGCCGTGCGGGGAACAAGAAGAGTCTGGTCGAGGCGCTCGGACTGCGCGCCTTCACGCTGTTCAGACAGAGGCGCATGGCGCTCTTCTTCGTCTTCTCGATGCTGCTGGGCGTCTCGCTGCAAATCACCAACGGTTTCGCCAACCCGTTCATCACCAGCTTCCGCGACATTCCGCAGTACGCCTCGACCTTCGGCGCCAACCACGCCAACGCGCTCATTTCGCTGTCGCAGGTCTCCGAGACGCTCTGCATCCTGCTCATTCCCTTCTTCCTGAAGCGTTTCGGAATCAAGAACGTGATGCTGATGGCCATGTTCGCCTGGGTGCTGCGCTTCGGGTTGTTCGGACTGGGGAATCCCGGGTCGGGCGTGTGGATGTTCGTGCTGTCGATGATCGTCTATGGCGTGGCATTCGACTTCTTCAATATCTCGGGATCGCTCTTCGTCAATAAGGAGACCGACGTGGCGATCCGCTCTTCGGCGCAGGGCCTGTTCATGATCATGACCAACGGCGTCGGGGCGACGATCGGAACGCTCGGGGCGCAGGCCGTCGTCAATCGCTGCGTCTATTCGCAGTCCACGCCCGAGGCGATGGTGGGGGGATGGTCCGAATCGTGGCTGATCTTCGCCGGGTATGCGCTCGTCGTGACCCTTGTCTTCGCGCTGGTTTTCAGATACAGGCACGATCCGGCGGCGTTGGCCGGAGAGAGCCGCTGA